One stretch of Pseudoramibacter sp. DNA includes these proteins:
- a CDS encoding glycyl radical protein — MGIAKGFTEPTDRVKRLKKRIIDATPTVEADRAELITEAYRKHEKEAPVMRIAHANEHILNNIPITIRPDELIVGSATITDRGCQIFPEYSFKWVADEFDTMATRKCDPFEIPEDTKKRLAKVFEYWPGRTNSELASSLMSDTCQKCQDLGVFTVGNYYYNGIGHVCVDYGKVLRVGFSGIIREAAEKKAALDPNDPATIKKRQFYDAVIITYNAAINYAHRYAEKALEMAKTEINPQRQKELLVIAQNCQNVPEKPAQNFWEACQSFWFVQLIMQIESSGHSISPGRFDQYMYPYYKNDANMTRDFAQELVDCIFIKLNDLNKTRDAVSDELFAGYAIFQNMCAGGQTPEGLDATNDVSYMQLDAIAHTGLPQPSMSIRYWDGTPDEFLYRACEVVRLGHGLPAMYSDEVAIPMLENDGVKLEDARDWLPIGCVEPQPQHKTDGWHDAAFFNCCKVLDITMHNGRCRGEQLGPKTGEMTDFKTFEDFVSAYETQMKFFIDYLVEADNCVDYAHMMNMTLPFESALVDGCMDKGATVQEGAAIYNFTGPQAFGVADIIDSFVAVKKHVYDDKDISMADLMDAVDHNFGYAVDPTGAPDGADRSQVAPKGGSTASSASGGRSAMEQKIWDVVQSVLKGSSNVDIASIAQSASASAPTDSCSACDASASDLAKWEKIHQMLLNSPHFGNDIPEVDLLGRRLTKIYSSNVHGKKNPRGGIYHAGCYTVSANVGMGRAVDALPDGRLAQTALSDNISPRHGCDVSGPTAANASSATIDALDFGNGTLLNQKLQPSAVAGDEGLKRFAALVRAYFDHKGYHIQFNIVDRATLLEAQKHPEQHKDLIVRVAGYSAQFVVLAKDVQDDIIARTEQTFE; from the coding sequence ATGGGAATTGCAAAAGGATTCACCGAACCCACTGATCGGGTCAAACGTCTGAAAAAACGCATTATCGATGCAACGCCGACGGTTGAAGCAGATCGTGCGGAACTCATTACAGAAGCGTACCGGAAACATGAAAAAGAAGCGCCGGTCATGCGGATTGCTCATGCGAATGAACACATTCTGAACAACATTCCAATCACGATTCGCCCTGACGAATTGATCGTCGGGTCTGCGACCATCACAGACCGCGGCTGCCAGATTTTCCCAGAATACTCATTCAAATGGGTTGCCGATGAATTTGACACCATGGCGACGCGTAAATGCGACCCCTTTGAAATTCCAGAAGATACGAAAAAACGTCTGGCTAAAGTTTTTGAATACTGGCCGGGCAGAACCAACTCCGAACTGGCCAGCTCCCTCATGTCGGACACTTGCCAGAAATGCCAGGATTTAGGCGTGTTCACCGTTGGGAACTACTACTACAACGGGATCGGCCACGTCTGCGTCGACTACGGCAAAGTCCTGCGCGTCGGCTTCAGCGGCATCATCCGCGAAGCAGCTGAAAAGAAAGCCGCCCTCGATCCCAACGATCCGGCGACCATTAAAAAACGCCAGTTCTACGATGCCGTGATCATCACTTACAATGCGGCGATCAACTACGCGCACCGCTACGCTGAAAAAGCATTGGAAATGGCGAAGACGGAAATCAACCCGCAGCGTCAGAAAGAACTGCTCGTCATCGCTCAGAACTGTCAGAACGTTCCGGAAAAACCGGCTCAGAACTTCTGGGAAGCCTGCCAGTCCTTCTGGTTTGTCCAATTGATCATGCAGATCGAATCTTCAGGCCACTCCATTTCACCTGGACGTTTCGATCAGTACATGTATCCGTACTACAAGAACGATGCCAATATGACCCGTGACTTTGCTCAGGAACTGGTCGACTGCATCTTTATCAAACTCAACGACTTAAACAAAACAAGAGACGCGGTTTCTGACGAATTGTTCGCCGGCTACGCGATTTTCCAGAATATGTGCGCCGGCGGCCAGACCCCTGAAGGGCTCGATGCAACCAACGACGTTTCCTATATGCAGCTGGATGCCATCGCCCACACCGGCCTGCCACAGCCGTCCATGTCTATCCGCTACTGGGACGGCACCCCGGATGAATTCCTGTACCGCGCCTGCGAAGTCGTCCGTCTGGGACACGGCCTGCCGGCCATGTACAGCGACGAAGTCGCCATTCCGATGCTGGAAAACGACGGCGTCAAACTGGAAGACGCCAGAGACTGGCTGCCGATCGGCTGCGTCGAACCTCAGCCTCAGCACAAGACAGACGGCTGGCACGATGCCGCTTTCTTCAACTGCTGCAAAGTTTTAGATATCACGATGCACAACGGCCGCTGCCGCGGCGAACAGCTCGGGCCGAAGACGGGCGAAATGACCGACTTCAAGACCTTTGAAGATTTTGTGTCCGCTTACGAAACCCAGATGAAATTCTTCATCGACTACCTGGTCGAAGCCGACAACTGCGTCGACTACGCCCACATGATGAACATGACCCTGCCCTTCGAATCCGCACTGGTTGACGGCTGCATGGACAAGGGCGCGACGGTTCAGGAAGGCGCGGCCATTTACAACTTCACCGGGCCTCAGGCCTTCGGGGTTGCCGATATCATCGACTCCTTCGTCGCTGTAAAGAAACACGTCTACGACGACAAAGACATCTCCATGGCCGATTTGATGGACGCAGTGGATCACAACTTCGGCTATGCCGTTGACCCGACAGGGGCACCGGACGGCGCAGACCGCAGCCAGGTGGCACCGAAGGGCGGCAGCACCGCATCATCCGCTTCCGGCGGACGCTCCGCGATGGAACAGAAGATCTGGGATGTCGTCCAGTCTGTTCTCAAAGGCAGCAGCAATGTGGACATCGCATCCATCGCCCAGTCTGCATCGGCATCCGCGCCGACCGACAGCTGCAGCGCCTGCGACGCCAGCGCATCTGATTTGGCCAAATGGGAAAAGATTCACCAGATGCTGCTGAACTCACCGCACTTCGGCAACGATATTCCTGAAGTCGACTTGCTCGGGCGCCGCCTGACCAAGATTTACTCCAGCAACGTTCACGGCAAAAAGAACCCCCGCGGCGGGATCTATCACGCCGGCTGCTACACCGTTTCAGCCAACGTCGGGATGGGCCGTGCCGTTGACGCACTTCCGGACGGCCGTCTGGCACAGACTGCCTTGTCTGACAACATTTCACCGCGCCACGGCTGCGATGTCAGCGGACCGACTGCCGCCAACGCATCGTCTGCAACCATCGATGCCCTCGACTTCGGCAACGGCACCCTGCTGAACCAGAAGCTCCAGCCGTCAGCCGTCGCAGGAGACGAAGGCCTGAAACGCTTTGCCGCACTGGTCAGAGCTTACTTCGATCACAAGGGCTATCACATTCAGTTCAACATTGTGGACCGCGCGACCCTGCTCGAAGCGCAGAAACATCCGGAACAGCACAAAGACCTCATCGTCCGCGTCGCCGGATACTCCGCACAGTTTGTCGTTCTGGCCAAAGATGTTCAGGACGATATCATCGCGAGAACCGAACAGACATTCGAATAA
- a CDS encoding glycyl-radical enzyme activating protein — translation MFEDDNINYGLEGSVFNIQRFSLNDGPGIRTIVFLKGCPLRCLWCCNPESQKLQPVILYQAENCIHCGSCLKVCPVPGALSPDNPHFVDYDKCNGCGECAAVCPADALTQKGKKMTVQQVIREVKKDASYYRKTGGGLTLSGGEPLLQYEFSAELLKAAKAQGWNTAIETTGYTTNEEALDKVLPNVDLALLDAKAPDDEVHKHFTNVSNTVIRKNAVRIAREAGQTIIRVPTIPGVNADDHTISEIIAYAKSLDGVHEMHLLPYHTLGENKYELLGLPYRMPPTERPSRETMNHFKEMVEAAGLKCKIGG, via the coding sequence TTGTTTGAAGATGACAATATCAATTACGGATTGGAAGGCAGCGTCTTCAACATCCAGCGATTTTCGCTCAACGACGGCCCAGGCATTCGAACCATTGTCTTTTTGAAGGGATGTCCGCTGCGCTGCCTCTGGTGCTGCAACCCGGAATCCCAGAAACTTCAGCCTGTGATTTTGTATCAGGCTGAAAACTGCATTCACTGCGGGTCATGCCTGAAGGTTTGTCCGGTGCCAGGGGCACTGTCGCCGGACAACCCGCATTTTGTCGATTACGACAAATGCAACGGATGCGGGGAATGCGCGGCGGTCTGTCCGGCCGACGCCCTGACCCAGAAAGGCAAAAAGATGACGGTTCAGCAGGTCATCCGGGAGGTCAAGAAAGACGCCAGCTATTACAGAAAAACCGGCGGCGGTCTGACTTTATCAGGCGGAGAACCCCTGCTGCAGTATGAATTTTCGGCAGAACTGCTCAAAGCGGCGAAGGCCCAGGGCTGGAATACAGCGATAGAAACGACAGGGTACACAACCAATGAAGAAGCGTTGGACAAGGTGCTGCCCAATGTCGATCTTGCGCTGCTCGACGCCAAAGCGCCGGATGATGAAGTTCATAAACATTTCACCAATGTGAGCAACACGGTCATCCGGAAAAATGCGGTTCGCATTGCCCGGGAAGCAGGCCAGACCATCATTCGTGTGCCGACGATTCCGGGGGTCAATGCCGATGATCACACCATTTCGGAAATCATCGCTTATGCCAAATCCCTGGACGGCGTTCACGAAATGCATCTGCTGCCGTACCATACGCTGGGCGAAAATAAATACGAATTGTTGGGTCTTCCGTATCGGATGCCGCCGACAGAACGGCCGTCCCGCGAGACCATGAATCATTTCAAGGAGATGGTCGAAGCGGCAGGGCTGAAATGCAAAATCGGCGGATAA
- a CDS encoding aldehyde dehydrogenase: protein MNGFDFGARDSGPIFVIERKTMDAIGQMVHASGQAYRAYRACSLKDREKAIDAIRTGMKGSVMNLAEMSFKETGMGHPVDKARKIKLAVGKTPGIEDLGTEVLTNDDGMVLTEYASYGIVAAVHPCTNPIAVLVNATISALAAGNAIIHCPHPRAYKCSQLAVDLMNKSVRDCIGIDHLVAVLPSAGHRITEELMNHPDVDMILVTGSDTALSAAFRADKKVVGAGPANPPVIVDETADLDRAAADIAKSAGFDYNLMCVSEKAIVAIDRIAEPLLTAFARQGVQVLNQEDMEKVEALLTNADGDINHKFEGRPLEEILKQAGVQYRYPAKLAVGEAQLNNLIVMKEIKVPVVPMVRMPDFKSALKAALQIEQHNRHTAGIHSRSIERLEEAARVMGTSVFVKNAPFISAAGFDVDVPCALSIANRTGEGPVSARHLAFRRRCVLAKGFQLR, encoded by the coding sequence TTGAACGGTTTTGATTTTGGGGCCCGAGATTCGGGCCCTATTTTTGTAATAGAGAGGAAAACAATGGACGCAATTGGACAAATGGTGCACGCTTCAGGGCAGGCCTACCGCGCTTACCGGGCGTGTTCTCTGAAAGACCGGGAGAAAGCGATTGACGCCATCCGTACCGGGATGAAGGGCTCGGTCATGAATCTGGCAGAAATGTCTTTCAAGGAAACCGGCATGGGACATCCTGTGGACAAGGCGCGGAAAATCAAACTGGCGGTGGGAAAAACCCCGGGGATTGAAGATCTCGGCACAGAAGTGCTGACGAACGACGACGGGATGGTGCTGACGGAATACGCGTCGTACGGCATTGTGGCGGCGGTGCATCCGTGCACCAATCCCATCGCGGTGCTCGTCAACGCGACGATCTCGGCGCTGGCCGCGGGCAACGCCATCATCCACTGCCCCCATCCCAGAGCGTACAAGTGCAGTCAGCTGGCTGTGGATCTTATGAACAAAAGCGTGAGGGACTGCATCGGCATCGACCATCTGGTGGCCGTTCTGCCTTCGGCGGGGCACCGCATCACAGAAGAACTGATGAATCATCCCGACGTGGACATGATTCTGGTGACCGGTTCAGACACGGCCCTCAGCGCGGCATTTCGCGCCGATAAAAAAGTCGTCGGCGCCGGGCCGGCCAATCCGCCGGTCATCGTCGACGAAACGGCGGATCTGGACCGGGCCGCGGCAGATATTGCGAAATCGGCAGGCTTTGACTACAATCTGATGTGCGTTTCAGAAAAAGCTATTGTGGCCATCGACCGCATTGCCGAACCGCTGCTGACGGCATTTGCCCGCCAGGGGGTCCAGGTTTTAAATCAGGAAGACATGGAAAAGGTCGAAGCCCTTTTGACCAATGCCGACGGCGACATCAACCATAAATTTGAAGGCCGGCCCCTCGAAGAAATTTTGAAGCAGGCCGGGGTGCAGTACCGCTACCCGGCAAAGCTCGCCGTGGGGGAAGCCCAGCTCAACAATCTCATCGTCATGAAGGAAATTAAGGTGCCGGTGGTGCCGATGGTGCGGATGCCGGATTTCAAGTCGGCCCTTAAAGCGGCCCTTCAGATCGAACAGCACAACCGCCACACCGCCGGGATTCACAGCCGCAGTATTGAACGCCTCGAAGAAGCGGCCCGGGTGATGGGGACGTCTGTTTTTGTCAAAAACGCGCCCTTTATTTCAGCGGCCGGCTTTGACGTCGACGTGCCCTGCGCTCTTTCCATCGCAAACCGGACGGGAGAAGGCCCGGTTTCGGCGCGCCATCTGGCTTTCCGGAGAAGATGCGTGCTGGCGAAAGGGTTCCAGCTCAGATAA
- a CDS encoding histidine kinase has protein sequence MTEIEKWAQSEEFKHMQGVFQKVTKVSCRLIDYKGKCVSEIKNDVPIVQKAGEWQEIEKAFEQAAREYSVQAVTDGKIRLYRLFETLTFFVVPLAVDGMYLGALQGGPVRTEKASFEISEADLNGGKKAETFCQVHEALIADLPLLSLDQLKSTASMAQMWIGKRVALGRKLSEQNQRDEQRTAIIEQQYKKIEAFERRIHQKPEQQHLEDQLNMHFWFNSLTSAANLAIIEGAMRTNEMITLISDFLRDTLFDHERFWSIAKETEAIECYLRIQGVRFGDRVQYKIDVPRSMMKLCVPKMMLMPFVEFSTVEVINQEAGGQILVKFSKESSHIVCEVQDNAKRQIASKIPSEPKKHYSIEKNIGRVRDQLGQIYGTGYHIVNTEKDGVNDLLISIPESGVSHV, from the coding sequence ATGACTGAAATTGAAAAATGGGCCCAATCAGAGGAATTCAAGCACATGCAGGGCGTCTTTCAAAAAGTGACGAAGGTGTCCTGCCGATTGATTGACTATAAAGGAAAGTGCGTCAGCGAAATTAAAAATGACGTGCCGATCGTGCAGAAGGCAGGAGAGTGGCAGGAAATCGAAAAGGCCTTTGAACAGGCCGCCAGGGAATACAGCGTCCAGGCGGTGACCGACGGCAAAATCCGCCTGTACCGCTTGTTCGAGACCCTGACGTTTTTTGTCGTGCCCCTGGCGGTGGACGGCATGTATTTAGGCGCGCTCCAGGGCGGGCCGGTGCGCACGGAAAAGGCCTCATTTGAAATTTCAGAAGCGGATTTGAACGGCGGGAAAAAGGCGGAAACCTTCTGTCAGGTGCATGAAGCCCTCATCGCGGACCTGCCTTTATTGTCTTTAGATCAGCTCAAATCCACAGCGTCTATGGCGCAGATGTGGATCGGCAAACGGGTTGCCCTGGGCCGGAAGCTCAGCGAACAAAACCAGCGGGATGAGCAGCGCACGGCGATCATCGAACAGCAGTACAAAAAAATAGAGGCCTTTGAAAGGCGGATACACCAGAAACCGGAACAGCAGCATCTCGAAGATCAGCTCAACATGCATTTCTGGTTCAATTCCCTGACCTCTGCGGCGAATCTGGCCATTATTGAAGGGGCCATGCGCACCAACGAAATGATCACCCTGATTTCGGATTTCCTCCGGGACACCCTTTTCGACCACGAACGCTTCTGGAGCATTGCCAAGGAAACCGAAGCCATCGAGTGCTACCTGCGCATTCAGGGGGTGCGCTTCGGGGACCGGGTTCAGTACAAAATCGATGTGCCCCGGAGCATGATGAAGCTCTGCGTACCTAAAATGATGCTCATGCCCTTTGTGGAATTCAGCACGGTCGAAGTGATCAATCAGGAAGCGGGCGGTCAGATTCTCGTAAAATTCAGCAAAGAATCCTCCCACATCGTCTGTGAGGTGCAGGACAACGCCAAACGGCAGATCGCGTCTAAAATCCCTTCAGAACCGAAAAAACACTATTCCATTGAAAAGAACATCGGAAGGGTCCGGGACCAGCTGGGACAGATTTACGGCACAGGCTATCACATCGTCAACACCGAAAAGGACGGCGTCAACGATCTGCTGATCAGTATTCCGGAAAGTGGAGTGTCCCATGTTTGA
- a CDS encoding response regulator gives MFEVLITDDEPLMRQALTQMIGMVDGFEVCGEATTGNEAIKQVKALKPDIVFMDVVMPDEDGIKAAQKIREILPHVTIYLVSAYNTFDFAKEAIHVGVDEYLLKPLSFSKVKRLLESFRGLKKRRNQTFNALCSEIDGGDYAKMYYDLPQMVQAIKTESWEAADEIIDYYYTLENQLFIHYNCLEETNYINRPAGKMLPVGRWLAFRLYATMDLIYRHNACDLYPVMKKSFAYIDHHIGENIGLREVRENSGLSQGYLSRIFKKTLGISVMTYIHLCRMMQAKWYFCVSNDSVTDVTYRLGYNESSYFSKLFKKYEHMTISQYKKIVRKEKEEQKGIKAK, from the coding sequence ATGTTTGAAGTTTTAATCACCGATGACGAGCCCCTCATGCGTCAGGCACTGACGCAGATGATCGGGATGGTCGACGGCTTTGAAGTCTGCGGCGAGGCGACCACGGGGAATGAGGCGATCAAACAGGTGAAGGCCCTGAAGCCGGATATCGTTTTTATGGATGTGGTCATGCCCGACGAAGACGGCATCAAAGCGGCCCAGAAAATCCGCGAAATCCTGCCCCACGTCACGATATATCTCGTGTCAGCCTACAATACTTTCGACTTTGCCAAAGAAGCCATTCATGTGGGCGTCGACGAGTACCTGCTCAAGCCTTTGAGCTTTTCAAAAGTCAAGCGGCTTTTGGAATCTTTCCGAGGCCTTAAAAAGCGGCGGAATCAGACCTTTAACGCCCTTTGTTCAGAGATCGACGGCGGCGATTACGCGAAGATGTATTACGATCTGCCCCAGATGGTGCAGGCCATCAAGACCGAAAGCTGGGAAGCAGCGGACGAAATCATCGACTACTACTACACCCTTGAAAACCAGCTTTTCATTCACTACAATTGTCTCGAAGAGACGAATTACATCAACCGGCCGGCAGGGAAAATGCTGCCTGTGGGCCGCTGGCTGGCGTTTCGGCTCTACGCGACGATGGATCTCATTTACCGGCACAACGCCTGTGATCTGTATCCAGTAATGAAGAAGTCCTTTGCGTACATCGACCATCACATCGGCGAGAATATCGGCCTTCGGGAGGTGCGGGAAAACAGCGGCCTGTCCCAGGGGTATCTGAGCCGGATCTTCAAGAAGACCCTGGGCATTTCCGTCATGACTTATATCCATTTGTGCCGGATGATGCAGGCCAAATGGTATTTCTGCGTCTCCAACGACAGCGTGACCGACGTCACCTACCGCCTCGGCTACAACGAGAGCTCCTATTTCAGCAAATTGTTTAAAAAATACGAACACATGACGATTTCGCAGTACAAAAAAATCGTCCGCAAAGAAAAAGAAGAACAAAAAGGTATAAAAGCAAAATGA
- the metK gene encoding methionine adenosyltransferase translates to MRRTAESVTEGHPDKLCDQIADGIVDACLSIDPRSHAAIEVMASKNMLFLAGELSPALIESHAVSVEAIGYTAEETGLDGKNCLVMENINAQSADINAAVSKADTVETAKWQAGKVRCKWLPPKKGEPGEHYTVQHIGAGDQGIMYGYATDETDSLMPLPFVLATALAKRLAQVRKDGTLPWLRPDGKTQVTLGDHDVIQSIVVSAQHDPDVAMADLQQALVKHVIIPAFDATVGADQITADTQIHINPSGRFVIGGPLGDTGVTGRKLMVDTYGGACHHGGGAFSGKDPTKVDRSGAYMARYLAKNIVGCGLAKRCEVALAFAIGREEPEMFEINTFGTAKAPESQIKKMIEHNVSFAVPDIIDGLNLAQPIYQKTAAYGHFGQPDRPWEKIDAFESVKK, encoded by the coding sequence ATGAGAAGAACAGCAGAATCAGTGACAGAAGGGCATCCGGACAAGCTCTGCGACCAGATCGCAGACGGCATTGTGGATGCCTGCCTGAGCATAGACCCCAGAAGCCACGCGGCCATTGAGGTGATGGCGTCGAAAAACATGCTCTTTTTAGCCGGAGAGCTTTCCCCGGCGCTCATTGAGAGCCACGCGGTTTCAGTGGAAGCCATCGGCTACACCGCTGAAGAAACGGGCCTGGACGGGAAAAACTGCCTGGTGATGGAAAACATCAACGCTCAGTCGGCGGACATCAACGCGGCGGTCTCCAAAGCCGACACGGTGGAAACCGCAAAATGGCAGGCCGGCAAGGTCCGGTGCAAATGGCTGCCGCCGAAAAAAGGCGAACCGGGGGAACACTACACGGTTCAGCATATCGGCGCCGGGGATCAGGGCATCATGTACGGCTACGCCACCGACGAAACCGACAGCCTCATGCCCCTGCCCTTCGTGCTGGCCACGGCCCTGGCCAAACGCCTGGCCCAGGTTCGAAAGGACGGCACCCTGCCGTGGCTGCGGCCCGACGGCAAAACCCAGGTGACCCTGGGAGACCACGACGTGATTCAGTCCATCGTGGTTTCGGCTCAGCACGATCCCGACGTGGCCATGGCGGATCTCCAGCAGGCGCTGGTGAAGCACGTGATCATCCCGGCCTTTGACGCCACCGTGGGCGCCGATCAAATCACGGCGGATACCCAGATCCACATCAATCCGTCCGGGCGCTTCGTCATCGGCGGCCCTCTGGGAGACACCGGGGTGACCGGCCGCAAGCTCATGGTCGACACCTACGGCGGGGCCTGCCACCACGGCGGCGGCGCCTTTTCGGGGAAGGACCCGACAAAAGTCGACCGTTCCGGAGCCTATATGGCGCGTTACTTGGCAAAAAATATCGTGGGCTGCGGCCTCGCGAAGCGGTGCGAAGTGGCCCTGGCTTTTGCGATCGGCCGGGAAGAACCGGAAATGTTCGAAATTAATACGTTCGGAACAGCGAAAGCGCCGGAAAGCCAGATCAAAAAAATGATCGAACACAACGTTTCTTTTGCGGTGCCGGATATCATCGACGGCCTGAACCTGGCTCAGCCAATTTATCAAAAGACAGCGGCCTACGGCCATTTCGGCCAGCCGGACCGCCCCTGGGAAAAAATTGACGCCTTCGAATCCGTCAAAAAGTAG
- a CDS encoding BMC domain-containing protein → MTNEALGMIETKGLVGCIEATDAMVKSANVTFTGYEKIGSGLVTTMVRGDVGAVKAAVDAGAAAADKVGQVVSVHVIPRPHQDVEKMLPTL, encoded by the coding sequence ATGACAAATGAAGCTTTGGGTATGATTGAAACCAAAGGCCTCGTCGGATGCATCGAAGCAACTGATGCCATGGTCAAATCTGCCAACGTCACGTTCACAGGCTATGAAAAGATCGGTTCCGGTCTTGTCACAACCATGGTTCGCGGCGATGTCGGTGCGGTCAAGGCAGCTGTAGATGCTGGCGCAGCGGCAGCTGACAAAGTTGGCCAGGTTGTTTCAGTTCATGTGATTCCGAGACCACATCAAGATGTGGAAAAAATGTTACCAACTTTATAA
- the pduB gene encoding propanediol utilization microcompartment protein PduB codes for MKDDVMNKLMDEVMKKMEEVEEKGTVSEATGTCGLTEYVGQTLGDTIGLVIANVDPNLHEAMEIDPKYRSIGIISGRTGAGPQIMAADEAVKATNTEMVICEMARDTKGGAGHGSLVVFGAEDVSDAKRAVEVALVETERHFGDVYGNDAGHLEFQYTARASFACNAAFGAPIGRAYALILGAPAGIGILISDIALKAANVELISYCSPDHGTKASNEGFINVYGDAGAVRQAVRAARDAGIQALTALGGPCPSTTTPYI; via the coding sequence ATGAAAGATGATGTTATGAACAAACTGATGGACGAAGTCATGAAGAAGATGGAAGAAGTCGAAGAAAAAGGCACCGTCTCCGAAGCCACAGGTACTTGTGGACTGACTGAATACGTAGGACAGACCTTAGGGGATACAATTGGTCTGGTTATCGCTAACGTAGATCCTAACTTACATGAAGCAATGGAAATCGATCCGAAATACCGTTCAATCGGGATTATTTCCGGTCGTACAGGAGCTGGCCCGCAGATCATGGCAGCCGATGAAGCTGTCAAAGCGACCAACACTGAAATGGTTATCTGCGAAATGGCTCGTGATACCAAAGGCGGCGCAGGACATGGTTCACTGGTTGTCTTCGGTGCTGAAGATGTTTCTGATGCAAAACGCGCTGTTGAAGTTGCGCTGGTTGAAACTGAAAGACACTTCGGCGATGTTTACGGCAACGACGCCGGCCACCTGGAATTCCAGTACACCGCTCGTGCTTCCTTCGCCTGCAACGCTGCATTCGGCGCACCGATCGGCCGTGCATACGCTCTGATCTTAGGCGCTCCTGCAGGGATCGGTATTTTAATCTCCGATATCGCGCTGAAAGCTGCTAACGTAGAACTCATCAGCTACTGCTCACCTGATCATGGTACAAAGGCTTCTAACGAAGGCTTCATCAATGTTTACGGCGACGCTGGCGCTGTCCGTCAGGCTGTCCGCGCAGCTCGTGATGCTGGTATCCAGGCATTAACAGCATTAGGCGGACCTTGCCCATCAACTACAACTCCTTACATTTAA